Within the Selenomonadales bacterium genome, the region GTGCAGGTGTCCCGTAATAATTACCATAGACTTCTGCCCATTCAAGAAGACCGTCTTCAGAGATCATCTTCTGAAATTCTTCTTTCGACAAGAACCAATAGTTGACACCATTGACTTCACCTGTACGCGGAGCGCGCGTTGTTGCCGAAATAGAATATCCCAAATTCGGATTTTTTTCCAATAAGCGTTTACAGATCGTTCCCTTACCGGCACCCGATGGCCCCGATACAACGATCAACAAACCTTCTTGCTGCATCTTATTCCCCGCCTTTATTCTCCATCTTCTTCATCGCGACTGATCACGCGATGTGCTACCGTTTCCGGTTGTACTGCCGACAAGATAACGTGATCGCTGTCTGCAATGATAACAGCACGTGTTCTTCTGCCATACGTTGCATCGATCAGCATACCGCGTTCTCTTGCTTCTTGGATAATTCGTTTGATAGGAGCAGATTCCGGACTGACAATCGATATAATACGATTGGCCGATACAATGTTACCAAAACCAATATTGATCAATTTAATTTCCATCTTCAAACCTCGCTTATTCTACGTTTTGAATCTGTTCACGAATTTTTTCAATTTCACTTTTGATTTCTATAACAATGCTTGCAATACCGAAATTATTGACCTTAGAGGCGATCGTATTCGTTTCGCGATTGATCTCTTGGACGATAAAATCGAGCTTGCGTCCG harbors:
- a CDS encoding guanylate kinase, yielding MQQEGLLIVVSGPSGAGKGTICKRLLEKNPNLGYSISATTRAPRTGEVNGVNYWFLSKEEFQKMISEDGLLEWAEVYGNYYGTPA
- a CDS encoding DUF370 domain-containing protein, whose translation is MEIKLINIGFGNIVSANRIISIVSPESAPIKRIIQEARERGMLIDATYGRRTRAVIIADSDHVILSAVQPETVAHRVISRDEEDGE